ATTGCAGCCATCAATAAACACACATTGAAACTCTACCGTAATTCCTTTTCTCGCGCGCGGAACTGTTCGTGTTACTTCACAAAAATCAAGACCAGCGTCATGAAGTTTCCGTGCAGTGACTTCATCCGTACGAACGATTACATATACACTGAGCTCCACATCTGGAACAGCAGATTCAATTTCAATGACAAGAAAAAACTTATGGCCCAGCACCAACAAGCAATTGGCCCCGATCTCAAAAATCTCTTCTGTCGTCATTTTGCTTAAATTGCTTAATTTATTTAAATTACTTATGTTCCCCATCTTACCAACCCTTTACCGTAAAAGTTACATAGAGAATAAATGCCATGCTTGTCCAATAAGCGGCTACCCCTTTCCTATGTCAGCACTTCAGCATCATTCAATATCTAGCTTATTCCGTAAAGGTACAATTGCTACTAAAATAGTAAGTTAACCTATTAATGTTAAGAATCTTTACTAATTCGCTTGTTAATTGTTGTTGTTTTAGTGGGGGTGATTGAACCGCCATCTGAAAAGCAGAAGGGTATAAGCCAGCTTTATCCCATCTGCTTTTCGGCGCTTCATTTGTTTCACCAATCAGCCGGCTCTTATCAGCGCCAGCTATCACCCCTTATTATTGGAGAATAAGATTTGAGGGTCTCTTTTAAGCATCAGCATGCGAGGCCAAATATGATAGAAAATCAACATTATACTTTAACAAAACCAAATAAAAAAGCCCTCGCAAAACGCAAGAGCAATCAATTATTATACACTCGCCACCTGCAAAAGGGTCAACCCCGACTCCTTCAAGTTAAGCGGCAGGTAGCCTTCTACCTCGAGGATCGGCTGGTTAGGCCTATCCGGGAACACATGGCGGATCTCCGCTGTTTTCCCATTGCGCAGCGGAATTTTTCTTTTTTTCAGAGCTTCCATCAAGTAGTTGGCAAACGGTATGACCACATCAATATCCAGCCGATTTCCCCGTGCATCCTTAATGAGCTCGTCCACGGCAAAAAAGATCGACCGATTGTCTTTATAAACTCTTCTGGAGCAGATGGCATCAAACGTATCCGCCACAGACAGGATCCGGACTAAAAATGGAATGTGCGAAGACACTTTATTCGGATACCCCGTTCCATCCAGCCGTTCATGATGCATCAGTGTACCAAGTAGAATTTCCTGAGGGATACCCGCTTCTTTTAATAGATTGTAGCCATACTGCGGATGCCTTTTCATGATCTCAAATTCCTCGTCCGTCAATCGTCCTGGTTTGTTCAGAATCGCCGGGTCGATCTTGAATTTGCCGACATCATGAAAGATACCCATCTGTGCCAGCATGTTTTGTTCATTCTTGCTCAGATACAGCATCTGGCCTATTTTTCTTGCGACCAAACCAACATTCAGACTGTGCTGATACAAATATTCATCCTGGCTGAGCTGTTCCTTCAGCTGAATGAGTGAGATGTTGTCCTTGGTGACCAGCCCTGAGAAGGCCTCTTTTATACAGGTGGCATCTTCACTCGTTAAGACTTCCTTTTTATAAATGGACGCATACTGCTCTTTCAGCTTTGAAAGGGTCTCTTGGTATACCTTTTTCACTTTTTCTTCCTCTGACAGAGGCTTCTGCCTGATGCTGTCTCTTTTGATCGTTTTCACATTATACTTGGCCAGCAGCCGCATATGAATTTCATTAATGACTGTACCTTTTCGAAGAAGCAAGATATTGCTAGAGGAATACAGATCGTCTAACAGTTCTTGTCCAATTTCAATCTTTACCTGATCCACGTCTCATTTCCCTTCCATTCTTGTTCTATTTGTATTTATGTAAACCGAACCTGATTTCGTCCGTTCCGTTTTGCTAAGTATAAAGCTTCATCTGCTTTTTTTAGTAAAGGCTTCTCCTGAATGGTTGGATAGTGGGCAACACCGAGCGAGACCGTCACACAGATCGCCTCACCTGTACTTAAAGTGAACGGGTGCAGCTCAACAGCCTTCCGTACTCTTTCTGCAACTTCAACAGCTTTTGGCAGCGTACAGTCCGGAAGAATAACGCTGAACTCCTCCCCTCCATTCCGGCAGACGATATCATAGGACCTCGTGGACTGAAGCAGCACCCTTCCCATTTCCCGAAGGACTCGATCACCCTCCTGATGGCCGTATGTATCGTTCACCTTTTTAAAAAAATCGATATCGAGATAGATGAGTGACAGTTCTTCTCCTTTTTCTGCCGCCTGCTGTACCCGCTCATTAAACACTTGTTTAAAGTAGCGGACATTTCCGAGCTTTGTTAAGAAATCCGTATAGGATTCCCTTTCATAACGCTTAAATAAGGAGTGGGCCTTCCGGAAATGCTCACATAAATAAACGGCCAGCCAGCCTCCTGCAATACACATCACCCAGTAGACCGGCAGGATAATTCCAATGATCTGTTTATCCTGCACTATCATTAGAAAAATGAGGGAAAACATCATGTTTGCATACAATAGCAT
This genomic stretch from Fictibacillus marinisediminis harbors:
- a CDS encoding GGDEF domain-containing protein — translated: MIIKDFFVNITILIALLFLYCQWAKDRPLNAAAPFSTKVVAGVSGGLLGNILMLYSIHVTDEIRADLRYIPLLIAMVYGGWLPGFICTVLIAGGRFLYGVNEASNMAAIIIIVTYLGFLIFCRKKWAFTAKVAAMLLYANMMFSLIFLMIVQDKQIIGIILPVYWVMCIAGGWLAVYLCEHFRKAHSLFKRYERESYTDFLTKLGNVRYFKQVFNERVQQAAEKGEELSLIYLDIDFFKKVNDTYGHQEGDRVLREMGRVLLQSTRSYDIVCRNGGEEFSVILPDCTLPKAVEVAERVRKAVELHPFTLSTGEAICVTVSLGVAHYPTIQEKPLLKKADEALYLAKRNGRNQVRFT
- a CDS encoding HD-GYP domain-containing protein; this translates as MDQVKIEIGQELLDDLYSSSNILLLRKGTVINEIHMRLLAKYNVKTIKRDSIRQKPLSEEEKVKKVYQETLSKLKEQYASIYKKEVLTSEDATCIKEAFSGLVTKDNISLIQLKEQLSQDEYLYQHSLNVGLVARKIGQMLYLSKNEQNMLAQMGIFHDVGKFKIDPAILNKPGRLTDEEFEIMKRHPQYGYNLLKEAGIPQEILLGTLMHHERLDGTGYPNKVSSHIPFLVRILSVADTFDAICSRRVYKDNRSIFFAVDELIKDARGNRLDIDVVIPFANYLMEALKKRKIPLRNGKTAEIRHVFPDRPNQPILEVEGYLPLNLKESGLTLLQVASV